A stretch of the Elephas maximus indicus isolate mEleMax1 chromosome 3, mEleMax1 primary haplotype, whole genome shotgun sequence genome encodes the following:
- the LOC126073642 gene encoding small proline-rich protein 2G-like yields MSYQQQQCKQPCQPPPVVCPPKCPEPCPPPKCPEPCPPPKCPEPCPPPKCPPQPCQQKCPPTQIYQPCQQKCPPKSK; encoded by the coding sequence ATGTCTTACCAGCAGCAGCAGTGCAAGCAGCCCTGCCAGCCACCTCCTGTGGTGTGCCCACCTAAGTGCCCTGAGCCATGTCCACCTCCaaagtgccctgagccatgcccACCCCCaaagtgccctgagccatgcccACCCCCAAAGTGCCCACCTCAGCCATGTCAGCAGAAATGCCCTCCTACACAGATATACCAACCCTGCCAGCAGAAGTGTCCTCCTAAGAGCAAGTAA